From one Streptomyces chromofuscus genomic stretch:
- a CDS encoding universal stress protein: MELPLVVGVDGSDSSLQAVDWATDEAARHGLPLRLVYASLWERYEGGRPSFTTDRPSGEIMAQHIAASGAERAQLRNPEVKVSSEVLPDDAVSVLLHAGRESFALVTGSRGRGELAGELLGSVSLAVAARAVCPVVVVRGGKRNRQGSLGRVVVGVGDATEGSTAVRFAFREAEVRHCALDAVRAWRYPAHEHMDQPLLEVAADVHQEQASTLLTDALRDAVREHPDVEVHRKAVEGPAHKVLLDASADADLIVVSALRRHGHFGLQLGRAAHALLHHAECPVAVVPQRA; the protein is encoded by the coding sequence ATGGAGCTCCCGCTCGTCGTGGGTGTCGACGGATCGGATTCCAGCCTGCAGGCCGTGGACTGGGCGACGGACGAGGCGGCACGCCACGGGCTTCCGTTGCGGCTCGTGTACGCCTCCCTGTGGGAGCGGTACGAGGGGGGCCGCCCGTCCTTCACCACCGACCGCCCGTCGGGAGAGATCATGGCGCAGCACATCGCCGCGTCCGGCGCGGAACGCGCGCAGCTGCGCAACCCGGAGGTGAAGGTGTCGAGCGAGGTGCTGCCCGACGACGCCGTGTCCGTGCTGCTGCACGCCGGCCGTGAGTCCTTCGCCCTGGTCACGGGCTCCCGCGGCCGCGGTGAGCTCGCCGGAGAGCTGCTGGGCTCGGTCAGCCTCGCGGTGGCCGCCCGCGCCGTCTGCCCGGTTGTCGTCGTCCGTGGCGGGAAGCGGAACCGGCAGGGCTCCCTCGGCCGCGTGGTGGTCGGCGTCGGTGATGCCACCGAGGGCTCGACTGCCGTACGGTTCGCCTTCCGCGAGGCCGAGGTGCGCCACTGCGCCCTGGATGCCGTCCGGGCCTGGCGGTACCCGGCCCATGAACACATGGATCAACCGCTGCTCGAGGTCGCCGCCGACGTGCACCAGGAGCAGGCCTCGACCCTTCTCACCGACGCACTGCGCGACGCCGTGAGGGAGCACCCCGACGTCGAAGTGCACCGCAAAGCGGTGGAAGGCCCCGCGCACAAAGTCCTTCTGGATGCATCGGCAGACGCCGACCTGATCGTCGTGAGCGCGCTACGGCGGCACGGCCATTTCGGTCTGCAGCTCGGCAGGGCCGCCCATGCCCTGCTGCACCACGCGGAATGCCCGGTGGCCGTCGTCCCGCAGCGAGCCTGA
- a CDS encoding potassium channel family protein: MKWLVSLVGAGLVLLTLRDLFHTLWHPTRHGGLSRLVMTAMWRLAQRFRGRRRVVGLVGPLAMVTVVGMWAFTVVLGWAVIYWPHMPGAFAFSPGSEAAREAALLDSVYLSLVTVATLGLGDIAPGEGWLRVVSPLEALVGFALLTATVSWVLEIYPALTRRRVLAVRLALLRQAAPTPQQIDSTSGALLLDSLATEVVRVRIDFTQYAEAYYFHDGEDHSSLAAMVGYAEALARRGQTAQRPEVRLAGDLLTGALADLAVILDQRFLHTGGTPTEVFAAYAADHGRGGAEP, from the coding sequence ATGAAGTGGCTGGTCTCGCTGGTCGGAGCCGGGCTCGTCCTGCTCACCCTGCGGGACCTGTTCCACACGCTCTGGCACCCCACTCGCCATGGCGGCCTGAGCCGCCTCGTCATGACGGCGATGTGGCGACTCGCCCAACGCTTCCGAGGGCGCAGACGGGTGGTCGGGCTCGTCGGACCGCTCGCCATGGTCACGGTGGTGGGCATGTGGGCCTTCACCGTCGTCCTCGGCTGGGCCGTCATCTACTGGCCCCACATGCCCGGGGCGTTCGCCTTCTCGCCCGGTTCCGAGGCGGCGCGGGAAGCGGCGCTGCTGGACTCGGTGTACCTGTCGCTCGTCACCGTGGCCACCCTGGGGCTGGGGGACATCGCGCCCGGAGAAGGCTGGCTCCGCGTGGTCTCACCGCTGGAAGCCCTCGTCGGCTTCGCCCTGCTGACGGCCACGGTCTCCTGGGTGCTGGAGATCTATCCGGCGCTGACCCGCAGGCGGGTCCTTGCCGTCCGCCTGGCGCTGCTGCGCCAGGCGGCCCCGACGCCGCAGCAGATCGACTCCACGTCGGGGGCGCTGCTGCTGGACAGCCTCGCCACCGAAGTCGTCCGCGTGCGTATCGACTTCACCCAGTACGCCGAGGCCTACTACTTCCACGACGGGGAGGACCACTCGTCGCTCGCTGCCATGGTCGGCTACGCCGAGGCTCTGGCCCGGCGAGGACAGACAGCCCAGCGGCCGGAGGTCCGACTGGCCGGTGACCTGCTCACCGGTGCGCTGGCAGACCTCGCCGTCATCCTCGACCAACGCTTCCTGCATACGGGCGGAACGCCGACGGAGGTGTTCGCCGCGTACGCCGCCGACCACGGCCGCGGTGGCGCAGAGCCCTGA
- a CDS encoding 4Fe-4S dicluster domain-containing protein — translation MSADTDVNAVPSPEPEGLVMGKDGMAALVDVLVRRGFTVVGPTVRDGAIVLAELLSADELPYGWGVELEAGRYRLRERSDGAAFANAAGPQSWKSFLHPARVREWSADRVEGELVLTADQAAPPRYAFLGVRPCDLRAIAIQDRVLTGGAYRDPTYAGRRSGALLIVVECTEPGATCFCVSMGTGPAAGPGYDLVMTEVVDGDGHRFWVRSGSEEGAEILAEVPARLSDPETRETARAAVTAAADRMGRTMPEADLRELMAGTLDAPRWDDVAGRCLTCGNCTMVCPTCFCTTTEDVTDLTGDHAERWRLWDSCFDLDFSHLHGGPVRASARSRYRQWMTHKLGTWYDQFGSSGCVGCGRCIVWCPVGIDITEEAAALHDWTAAESKGG, via the coding sequence ATGAGTGCCGACACCGACGTGAACGCTGTCCCGTCCCCGGAGCCCGAGGGGCTCGTGATGGGCAAGGACGGCATGGCGGCGCTCGTGGACGTTCTGGTCCGGCGTGGGTTCACCGTGGTCGGACCCACGGTGCGGGACGGTGCGATCGTGCTGGCGGAGCTGCTGTCGGCCGACGAGCTGCCGTACGGATGGGGCGTGGAGCTGGAGGCCGGGCGGTACCGGCTGCGGGAGCGGTCGGACGGCGCGGCCTTCGCGAACGCGGCGGGTCCCCAGTCGTGGAAGTCCTTCCTGCATCCGGCGCGGGTACGGGAGTGGAGCGCCGACCGGGTGGAGGGGGAGCTGGTCCTCACTGCCGACCAGGCCGCGCCCCCGCGGTACGCCTTCCTGGGTGTGCGCCCGTGCGACCTGCGGGCCATCGCCATCCAGGACCGGGTACTGACCGGCGGCGCGTACCGCGATCCCACCTACGCGGGGCGTCGCTCCGGCGCCCTGCTGATCGTGGTCGAGTGCACGGAGCCCGGTGCCACGTGCTTCTGCGTCTCGATGGGCACCGGACCCGCTGCCGGGCCGGGCTACGACCTGGTGATGACCGAAGTGGTCGACGGGGACGGGCACCGCTTCTGGGTTCGCAGCGGCAGCGAGGAAGGCGCGGAGATCCTGGCCGAGGTGCCCGCTCGTCTGTCCGACCCGGAAACCCGGGAGACGGCTCGCGCAGCCGTCACGGCTGCCGCGGACCGCATGGGACGGACCATGCCGGAAGCCGACCTGCGGGAGCTGATGGCCGGAACGCTTGACGCGCCCCGCTGGGACGACGTCGCCGGGCGGTGTCTGACCTGCGGCAACTGCACCATGGTGTGCCCCACCTGCTTCTGCACCACTACGGAGGACGTCACGGACCTCACCGGTGATCACGCGGAGCGGTGGCGGTTGTGGGACTCCTGCTTCGACCTGGACTTCTCCCATCTGCACGGCGGGCCGGTCCGCGCCTCCGCGCGTAGCCGCTACCGGCAGTGGATGACCCACAAACTCGGCACCTGGTACGACCAGTTCGGCTCGTCCGGTTGCGTGGGCTGCGGGCGCTGCATCGTGTGGTGTCCCGTCGGCATCGACATCACCGAGGAAGCGGCTGCCCTGCACGACTGGACGGCAGCGGAGTCGAAGGGGGGATGA
- a CDS encoding FAD/NAD(P)-binding protein, which produces MTTVPPPLPYRVADAWAETADTRSIELVPAGEALAPFSPGQFAMIYAFGVGEVPISASALRGRHGGLVHTVRAVGAVSTALYRLRPGDTVGLSGPYGTGWDLESAAGHDVLVVAGGIGLAPLRPVVHTVLDRSAEYGRLAVVVGARTPVDLVFRDEIERWRGPARVEVTVDRPGPGWQGAVGVVTTLLDHLDLHPERTCALVCGPEVMMRHTARDLVTRGLVPHRVQVSLERNMHCATGHCGHCQLGPLLLCRDGPVVGYDRVADLLLVREL; this is translated from the coding sequence ATGACCACCGTGCCGCCCCCGCTGCCGTACCGCGTCGCCGACGCCTGGGCCGAGACCGCCGACACCCGGTCGATCGAGCTGGTACCGGCCGGAGAAGCGCTCGCACCCTTCTCACCGGGTCAGTTCGCGATGATCTACGCCTTCGGGGTCGGTGAGGTGCCCATCTCGGCCAGTGCCCTGCGCGGCCGCCACGGGGGTCTTGTGCACACGGTGCGCGCGGTGGGCGCGGTCTCGACCGCGCTGTACCGGCTGCGTCCTGGTGACACCGTCGGACTCAGCGGGCCGTACGGCACAGGCTGGGACCTCGAATCGGCAGCCGGACACGACGTACTGGTGGTCGCCGGCGGCATCGGGCTGGCTCCGCTGCGACCGGTCGTGCACACGGTCCTGGACCGGTCGGCCGAGTACGGTCGGCTCGCCGTCGTGGTGGGTGCCCGCACTCCTGTCGACCTGGTCTTCCGGGACGAGATCGAGAGGTGGCGCGGCCCGGCCCGGGTGGAGGTCACCGTCGACCGCCCCGGTCCGGGCTGGCAGGGCGCGGTGGGCGTGGTCACCACCCTCCTCGACCACCTCGACCTGCACCCCGAACGGACCTGCGCGCTGGTGTGCGGACCCGAGGTGATGATGCGGCACACCGCACGCGATCTCGTGACCCGCGGGCTGGTTCCGCACCGCGTCCAGGTGTCCTTGGAACGGAACATGCACTGCGCCACCGGCCATTGCGGCCACTGCCAACTCGGCCCGCTCCTGCTGTGCCGGGACGGCCCGGTCGTCGGCTACGACCGTGTGGCGGACCTGCTCCTCGTGAGGGAGTTGTGA
- a CDS encoding NADH-quinone oxidoreductase subunit B family protein, producing the protein MVTELGPAIRTRPTLAVWKFASCDGCQLTLLDCEDELLGLTERVRIDHFVEMTPAEGADRERARLEGRGPYDLSLVEGSISTAEDAERIQHVRHISRYLVTIGACATAGGIQALRNFVDVNDFLAAVYAQPEYIATLETSTPISAHVPVDFELRGCPIDRRQLLEVINAYLAGRKPQISNHSVCFECKRRGTTCITVAHGTPCLGPVTHAGCGAICPAYGRGCYGCFGPSSKPNLRAMIAQLRHDGMSERDIQRVFRTFNAASPDYAPVPDLAAEEQQSPPA; encoded by the coding sequence ATGGTCACCGAACTTGGCCCGGCCATACGCACACGGCCGACACTCGCCGTGTGGAAGTTCGCCTCCTGCGACGGCTGCCAGCTGACCCTCCTCGATTGCGAGGACGAACTCCTCGGCCTCACCGAACGCGTTCGGATCGACCACTTCGTGGAGATGACCCCGGCCGAGGGCGCCGACCGGGAGCGTGCGCGGCTGGAGGGCCGGGGGCCGTACGACCTGTCGCTGGTCGAGGGGTCGATCAGCACCGCCGAGGACGCCGAGCGGATCCAGCACGTCCGGCACATCTCCCGGTACCTCGTGACCATCGGAGCCTGCGCCACCGCGGGCGGCATCCAGGCGCTGCGCAACTTCGTCGACGTCAACGACTTCCTCGCCGCCGTCTACGCCCAGCCGGAGTACATCGCCACCCTGGAGACCTCGACACCGATTTCGGCCCACGTGCCGGTCGACTTCGAACTGCGGGGGTGCCCCATCGACCGCCGCCAGCTCCTCGAAGTCATCAACGCCTACCTGGCCGGACGCAAACCCCAGATCTCGAATCACAGCGTCTGTTTCGAGTGCAAGAGGCGCGGCACCACCTGCATCACGGTGGCCCACGGCACCCCCTGCCTGGGCCCGGTCACGCACGCGGGGTGCGGCGCCATCTGCCCCGCCTACGGACGCGGCTGCTACGGCTGCTTCGGGCCGTCGAGCAAACCCAACCTGCGCGCCATGATCGCGCAGTTGCGCCACGACGGGATGAGCGAGCGGGACATCCAGCGTGTCTTCCGCACCTTCAACGCCGCGTCACCGGACTATGCCCCCGTACCCGACCTCGCGGCCGAGGAGCAGCAGAGCCCTCCGGCCTGA